One window from the genome of Candidatus Yanofskybacteria bacterium encodes:
- a CDS encoding TrmH family RNA methyltransferase, protein MLFWRSFFFHVFYSIISHTVSKNQIFLILNNIRSAYNVGSIFRTADGAGITKIFICGISPTPNDAKVTKTSLGAEKTVSWEYHKQTWRLLKKLKTQNPNLKVVGLEQTDKSTNIFKFKPKFPLVLIVGNEVRGLNKKILSYADKNIEIPMYGKKESLNVAVATGIALYQIKFYNF, encoded by the coding sequence ATCTTGTTTTGGAGAAGTTTCTTTTTCCATGTATTCTATAGTATCATATCTCATACCGTGTCAAAAAATCAAATCTTTCTAATTTTAAACAATATACGTAGTGCTTATAATGTCGGCTCTATTTTCCGCACCGCCGATGGGGCAGGAATTACTAAAATTTTTATATGCGGAATTTCACCAACACCAAATGACGCCAAAGTAACAAAAACGTCACTCGGCGCCGAAAAAACTGTATCCTGGGAATACCACAAACAAACTTGGCGACTGCTTAAAAAACTCAAGACCCAAAACCCAAATCTCAAAGTCGTCGGGCTAGAACAGACTGACAAAAGTACAAATATTTTCAAATTCAAACCGAAATTCCCATTGGTTCTTATCGTCGGCAACGAAGTGCGGGGTTTGAATAAAAAAATCCTATCTTACGCGGACAAAAATATTGAAATACCCATGTACGGCAAAAAGGAATCATTGAACGTTGCAGTGGCGACGGGAATAGCATTATATCAAATAAAATTTTATAATTTTTAA
- a CDS encoding ribonuclease HII gives MASLAGPVYVCAVLFTKKFFEKSHKKLRWLRDSKQLLPYQREKFYYELLKEPGIKYRLASCSPKTIDKINIYQAARVAMKRSIKGLVLSIKQSRKSHNTKYLIPNTVVLVDGKTTIKGLDLPQQAIIKGDRKVFSIACASIIAKVTRDRLMTRLARKYPNYGLEKHKGYPTKLHKTMLAQHGICEIHRRSFKPVAELL, from the coding sequence ATGGCAAGCCTCGCCGGGCCGGTTTATGTATGTGCTGTTTTGTTTACAAAAAAATTCTTTGAAAAGAGCCACAAAAAATTGCGATGGTTACGCGACTCTAAACAGCTTCTGCCATACCAACGGGAAAAATTTTATTATGAACTCTTAAAAGAACCGGGAATTAAATATCGGCTTGCTTCCTGCAGTCCAAAAACAATAGACAAAATAAATATTTATCAGGCAGCAAGGGTGGCAATGAAAAGAAGTATTAAGGGGCTAGTATTAAGTATTAAGCAGTCGAGAAAATCCCATAATACTAAATACTTAATACCTAATACTGTTGTTCTTGTCGACGGTAAAACCACGATTAAGGGTCTCGACTTACCTCAACAAGCAATAATAAAAGGTGACCGCAAAGTTTTCTCAATCGCCTGTGCCTCAATAATCGCAAAGGTAACTCGCGACCGCCTAATGACCCGCTTGGCCCGCAAATACCCAAATTACGGCCTCGAAAAACATAAAGGCTACCCAACCAAACTACACAAAACCATGCTCGCCCAACATGGTATTTGCGAAATACATCGTAGGTCATTTAAGCCGGTTGCTGAATTATTGTAG
- a CDS encoding four helix bundle protein codes for MIHKISEFYKRFYLIGPKLGKRDRHGIYLKIETQILDVLGLVISASFTTRNTKLTYLLPTRIKIEIIKRLIRLAGELDIIKPDKYLELESDLQQVSKMTTGWIRYLQQGSSF; via the coding sequence TTGATTCATAAAATTAGTGAATTTTACAAAAGGTTTTATTTGATTGGACCAAAGCTGGGTAAAAGGGATCGGCATGGTATTTACCTCAAGATAGAAACTCAAATTTTAGATGTGTTGGGACTGGTTATCTCGGCCAGTTTCACAACCCGAAACACAAAGTTGACTTATTTGCTCCCGACCAGAATAAAAATTGAGATTATAAAAAGGTTAATTAGGCTTGCCGGTGAACTCGATATTATAAAACCCGATAAATATCTTGAATTGGAATCTGACCTACAGCAAGTATCTAAAATGACAACTGGCTGGATCAGGTATCTTCAACAAGGAAGCTCCTTTTAG
- the gap gene encoding type I glyceraldehyde-3-phosphate dehydrogenase, with product MIRIAINGFGRIGRIFFRQAFGNADLNVVAINDLGTPENLAYLLKYDTVYGRYEKEVTHKDGALIIDDKEIKILNEKDPAKLPWKDLDIDIVIESTGIFDSRELAMPHLDAGAKRVIITAPAKDEITPTATPGLLENTKLDKITSNASCTTNAVNPVMAIMMANPGVQKAILTTVHGYTATQGLVDGPDKKGDFRRARAAAQNIVPSTTGAAAATARVLPGLTGKFDGLSLRVPIISGSLIDITFLSARPTSAEEINNIFREAASQVQWKGIMTITEDPIVSSDILRNPHGSIIDLALTRVVDGDLVKIFSWYDNEWGYGAMLLKHVLTVAQIL from the coding sequence ATGATTCGTATCGCAATCAACGGTTTTGGTAGAATAGGTCGGATATTTTTCAGGCAAGCATTCGGCAATGCCGATTTGAATGTTGTCGCAATTAATGATTTGGGAACACCGGAAAATTTAGCTTACTTACTTAAATACGATACTGTTTATGGCCGTTATGAAAAAGAGGTAACACATAAAGACGGTGCACTAATTATTGACGACAAAGAAATCAAAATTCTTAACGAGAAAGACCCGGCAAAACTTCCATGGAAAGATCTCGACATAGATATAGTTATAGAATCAACAGGGATATTTGATTCGCGAGAACTTGCTATGCCACATCTGGATGCCGGCGCTAAGCGGGTAATTATTACCGCTCCGGCCAAAGATGAAATAACTCCAACAGCCACGCCGGGCCTTCTTGAAAATACAAAGTTAGACAAAATTACCTCAAACGCTTCCTGCACGACAAATGCCGTTAATCCGGTAATGGCTATAATGATGGCGAATCCGGGCGTGCAAAAAGCAATACTTACAACCGTCCATGGTTATACCGCGACACAGGGCCTTGTAGATGGCCCGGACAAGAAGGGCGATTTCCGCCGCGCCCGTGCGGCGGCGCAAAATATAGTGCCCTCAACGACTGGAGCGGCGGCGGCCACAGCGCGAGTTTTACCCGGCCTTACCGGCAAATTTGACGGCTTATCGCTTCGAGTCCCGATAATTTCCGGCTCGCTTATCGATATCACCTTTTTGTCAGCCAGACCAACTTCGGCTGAAGAAATAAATAATATCTTCCGCGAGGCAGCATCTCAAGTGCAATGGAAGGGGATAATGACCATTACCGAAGATCCGATTGTGTCATCTGATATTTTGCGCAACCCTCACGGTTCAATTATTGATTTGGCTCTGACCCGCGTAGTTGACGGCGATTTAGTAAAGATATTTTCCTGGTATGATAATGAGTGGGGATATGGGGCAATGCTCTTGAAACACGTTCTTACGGTAGCGCAAATTTTGTAA
- a CDS encoding transketolase: protein MPHLHEEKIKELEELANKARQLLIEELVEAGSGHTAGPLGMTDVFTAFYFHILNHNPKNPEWEDRDRLILSNGHICPIRYALMAMSGYFPIEELKTLRKFGSRLQGHPEREKLPGVETTSGPLGSGLGQSCGIAYGARMDGKKFRTYCFMSDGEHDAGNLWESALFAGKNKLSNLTGLVDRNNIQIDGMTENIMPLEPLKDKYEAFGWHVLEINGHNFEEIVDAAEQAKAIYEKPTVIISHNIPGKGISEIEFDYLWHGKPPKPEEGKKFLEELRTLGGKIQSEHQ, encoded by the coding sequence ATGCCGCATCTTCATGAAGAAAAAATAAAAGAACTTGAAGAACTTGCAAATAAAGCTCGGCAACTTTTGATTGAAGAACTTGTTGAAGCAGGCTCTGGTCACACTGCAGGACCACTTGGTATGACTGACGTTTTTACAGCTTTTTATTTCCACATTCTCAACCACAATCCAAAAAATCCTGAATGGGAAGACCGTGATCGCTTAATACTTTCAAATGGACACATATGCCCGATTCGTTATGCGCTTATGGCCATGTCCGGGTATTTTCCGATAGAAGAATTAAAAACATTACGTAAATTCGGCTCACGCCTACAAGGTCATCCTGAACGCGAAAAATTGCCCGGCGTGGAAACAACTTCAGGCCCGCTCGGTTCCGGCTTGGGACAATCTTGCGGTATCGCCTACGGCGCACGCATGGACGGAAAGAAATTCCGCACTTATTGCTTTATGTCGGATGGCGAACATGATGCAGGCAATTTGTGGGAGTCAGCTCTTTTTGCCGGAAAAAACAAATTGTCAAATCTTACCGGGCTGGTTGACCGCAACAACATACAAATAGACGGCATGACTGAAAATATAATGCCGCTTGAACCGCTTAAAGATAAATATGAGGCATTTGGCTGGCATGTGCTTGAAATCAACGGACACAACTTTGAAGAGATAGTGGACGCCGCTGAGCAAGCCAAAGCCATATACGAAAAACCAACTGTAATAATTTCACATAATATACCTGGAAAAGGCATTTCAGAAATTGAATTTGATTATCTCTGGCACGGCAAACCGCCCAAACCGGAAGAGGGCAAAAAATTTCTTGAAGAATTAAGAACGCTTGGCGGGAAAATACAATCGGAACATCAATAA
- a CDS encoding transketolase family protein — MNTKLVENLSDKSKLEMKPTRDGYGLGLVEAGEKDERIVILSADLTESTRSLGFAEKFPERFIELGVAEQNMATVAAGLANYGKIPFISSYAVFSPGRNNEQIRTTISLNNLPVKIGGAHAGISVGPDGATHQALEDIALMRVQPNMVVLVPCDAIEAQKATFAAAFNNKPTYIRFGREKSAVFTTEDTSFEIGKALMFRDGKDVAIIGCGMLLYNALVAAEELSKDGIECTVINSHTIKPLDESTIITAAKKCGAVVSVEEHQITGGLGSAVAECLARNYPVPQEFIGVHDRFGESGKPDELIEHFGMGIDSIKKAVKKAISRKTAR; from the coding sequence ATGAACACTAAATTAGTCGAGAATTTGTCAGACAAATCAAAGTTAGAAATGAAACCAACCCGGGACGGTTACGGTTTAGGTTTGGTTGAGGCGGGAGAAAAAGACGAGCGAATCGTCATCTTGTCTGCTGACCTGACCGAATCAACGCGTTCTCTTGGTTTTGCTGAAAAATTTCCAGAAAGATTTATAGAACTTGGAGTCGCTGAACAAAATATGGCAACCGTCGCGGCTGGACTGGCAAATTACGGCAAGATTCCATTTATATCTTCTTATGCTGTTTTTTCTCCCGGACGCAATAACGAACAAATTAGAACTACGATATCACTAAATAACCTGCCGGTTAAAATCGGCGGCGCTCATGCTGGAATCTCTGTTGGTCCTGACGGCGCTACACATCAGGCGCTTGAAGATATCGCCTTGATGCGCGTCCAACCCAACATGGTAGTACTGGTACCCTGTGACGCGATTGAGGCTCAAAAAGCAACTTTTGCCGCAGCATTTAATAACAAACCGACATACATAAGATTCGGCAGGGAAAAGTCAGCGGTTTTTACTACCGAGGACACATCATTTGAAATTGGCAAAGCACTTATGTTTCGTGACGGTAAAGATGTTGCAATTATCGGCTGCGGCATGTTACTTTATAACGCGCTTGTCGCCGCAGAAGAATTATCCAAAGACGGTATTGAATGCACGGTCATCAACTCGCATACGATCAAACCGCTTGATGAATCAACCATAATTACGGCCGCCAAGAAGTGCGGCGCGGTAGTCAGCGTAGAAGAACATCAGATAACCGGTGGCCTGGGTTCTGCGGTTGCTGAATGTTTGGCACGCAATTATCCGGTACCCCAAGAATTCATCGGTGTCCATGATCGCTTCGGAGAATCCGGCAAGCCAGACGAACTGATTGAACATTTTGGCATGGGAATTGACTCAATTAAAAAAGCCGTGAAAAAAGCAATCTCAAGAAAAACAGCCCGCTAG
- a CDS encoding uracil-DNA glycosylase codes for MRPLNIIDSMIEYQKNSTKSMTKEQKLQYIFNAIKKAYPEKKLVFNDGSPDKEVMIIGEAPGKDEEVQGKPFVGRAGKLLNATLEKLGWKRSDFYVSNIVKYRPQDGSGGTLTPTPEEIERFRPALEKEIDIVSPKLIVLLGRISMTGLGIEGSMSMNHGKIINKKINGTDRKILIVYHPAAILRNINWEPVFREDLAKIRELI; via the coding sequence ATGCGCCCTCTTAATATTATTGATTCCATGATAGAATATCAGAAAAATAGCACGAAATCAATGACAAAAGAGCAAAAATTACAATATATTTTTAATGCAATCAAAAAAGCTTATCCGGAAAAAAAGCTTGTTTTTAACGACGGGTCACCGGATAAAGAGGTGATGATAATCGGCGAGGCGCCTGGTAAAGATGAAGAGGTGCAGGGCAAGCCATTTGTCGGACGTGCCGGCAAGTTACTTAATGCCACACTTGAAAAACTCGGCTGGAAAAGATCAGATTTTTACGTAAGCAATATTGTGAAGTATCGACCGCAAGATGGATCAGGCGGGACGCTCACTCCAACCCCGGAGGAGATAGAAAGGTTTCGTCCAGCTCTTGAAAAAGAGATTGATATCGTAAGTCCTAAGTTGATAGTTCTGCTCGGGCGCATTTCAATGACCGGCTTAGGTATTGAGGGTAGCATGTCCATGAATCACGGAAAAATCATAAACAAAAAGATAAACGGAACCGATCGTAAAATCCTCATTGTTTATCATCCGGCAGCAATTTTGCGCAACATAAATTGGGAGCCGGTATTCAGAGAGGATTTGGCAAAAATCCGAGAGCTAATATAG
- a CDS encoding UvrD-helicase domain-containing protein, translating into MENILKDLNDKQIEAVRAIEGPVLILAGAGSGKTRALTHRMAHMIEQSIPAHNILAITFTNKAAGEIKDRIYSLLGPAERQPAASPWMGTFHSICLRILRHEIKNLGYTANFVIYDEDDQLSLIKNVMQELEVETKKFNPKNILGRISAFKSELVNYEEFEGKAREYFEKIVAPIYAGYQIALKKNNALDFDDLIMLCVRLFQENPQILEKYQNIFRYILVDEYQDTNHSQYIWINLLAQRHRNLFVIGDDYQSIYSFRLANIRNILDFEKDYPEAKVIMLEQNYRSTQNILAAANNIIIQNKNQKHKKLWTENNAGEEIILKETANERREGDYVIEMIKSNLKQGRDLQDFTVLYRTHAQSRAVEEAMIKHGLPYRVVGGVKFYQRREIKDILAYLRLAINPNDLVSWDRIYNVPGRGIGQTTWQKIKEATKQNTLKTVKDITSESGIGQKQTTALKSLGKLIEELSQKSSEFSPSQLIKYVLQKTSYESYINDKTTDGEERWENVKEIFTATHKYDGEKPLEGLGKFLEEVALIQETDKIEKGKNLISLMTVHSAKGLEFPVVFMIGMEDGIFPHSRALFEPTELEEERRLCYVGVTRAKERLYLTYCRERALYGSTQFNPPSRFLFEIPEHLVSFSPLKQIEYARDWDDKIDYY; encoded by the coding sequence GTGGAAAATATTCTCAAAGATCTTAATGATAAACAAATTGAGGCAGTACGGGCCATAGAAGGCCCGGTTTTAATATTGGCCGGAGCTGGTAGCGGAAAGACTCGCGCGCTAACACATCGCATGGCCCACATGATTGAACAAAGCATACCAGCGCACAATATCCTCGCCATCACATTCACCAACAAAGCCGCCGGGGAAATCAAAGACAGAATTTACTCACTTTTAGGACCGGCAGAACGGCAACCGGCAGCTAGCCCATGGATGGGGACATTCCATTCAATTTGTTTGAGAATTTTACGTCATGAAATTAAAAATCTCGGCTATACGGCTAACTTTGTCATCTATGACGAGGATGATCAACTATCTTTAATCAAAAATGTGATGCAAGAGTTAGAAGTTGAGACCAAAAAGTTTAACCCCAAAAATATACTTGGCCGCATTTCGGCGTTTAAAAGCGAACTGGTCAACTATGAAGAGTTCGAGGGTAAAGCGCGCGAGTATTTTGAAAAAATCGTTGCCCCTATTTATGCCGGCTACCAAATAGCTCTCAAAAAAAACAACGCTTTGGATTTTGATGATCTGATCATGCTCTGTGTTAGGCTCTTCCAAGAAAACCCGCAAATACTTGAAAAATATCAAAATATTTTCCGATATATACTCGTTGACGAATATCAAGACACCAACCACAGCCAATATATTTGGATTAATCTTCTTGCTCAAAGGCACAGAAATCTTTTCGTAATAGGTGATGATTACCAGAGTATCTACTCATTTCGTCTAGCCAACATCCGCAATATTTTAGACTTTGAAAAAGACTACCCGGAAGCCAAGGTTATAATGCTTGAACAAAACTATCGCTCTACTCAAAACATATTGGCCGCCGCTAACAACATCATCATTCAAAACAAAAATCAAAAACATAAAAAACTTTGGACTGAAAATAACGCTGGTGAGGAAATAATACTCAAGGAAACGGCTAACGAGCGGCGGGAAGGTGACTATGTGATTGAAATGATAAAAAGCAACCTGAAACAGGGTCGTGACTTGCAGGACTTCACAGTCCTGTATCGTACTCACGCACAATCACGCGCCGTTGAAGAAGCGATGATCAAACACGGCTTGCCTTATCGCGTTGTAGGCGGGGTTAAGTTTTATCAAAGACGGGAAATAAAAGATATTCTGGCTTATCTGCGGCTGGCAATCAATCCGAATGATCTTGTAAGCTGGGACAGAATTTATAACGTGCCTGGCCGTGGCATAGGCCAAACAACCTGGCAAAAAATAAAAGAGGCGACAAAACAAAACACGTTAAAAACAGTAAAAGATATTACTTCTGAATCCGGCATCGGTCAAAAACAAACAACCGCCCTAAAATCGCTTGGCAAACTCATCGAAGAATTGTCACAAAAATCTTCTGAATTCTCCCCGTCCCAACTGATTAAATATGTTCTGCAAAAAACCAGCTATGAATCTTACATCAATGACAAAACAACCGACGGAGAAGAACGCTGGGAAAACGTCAAGGAAATCTTTACCGCTACTCATAAGTATGATGGTGAAAAACCGCTAGAAGGTCTCGGCAAATTCTTAGAAGAAGTAGCATTAATTCAGGAAACCGACAAAATTGAAAAAGGGAAAAATCTGATTAGTTTGATGACTGTCCATTCGGCCAAAGGTTTGGAATTCCCCGTTGTTTTCATGATAGGTATGGAAGATGGTATTTTCCCGCACTCACGCGCGTTATTTGAACCGACTGAATTAGAAGAAGAAAGACGGCTTTGCTATGTCGGGGTAACGCGCGCCAAAGAAAGGCTGTATTTAACTTACTGCCGAGAACGCGCCTTATACGGCTCCACCCAATTCAATCCGCCATCAAGATTTTTGTTTGAAATACCGGAACATCTGGTAAGTTTCTCGCCGCTTAAACAAATTGAATATGCGAGGGATTGGGATGATAAAATTGATTATTACTAA
- the rsmA gene encoding ribosomal RNA small subunit methyltransferase A, translating into MIKLIITNNPQMSLVTEIKNELNQLGLKPKKSLGQNFLINEGIYKKIIDIAEIKPSETIVEIGPGLGTLTEYIAGSNARLLGIEKDENLAIYLKKKFENRINIKILQEDILKFDPVKNGLETRGYKLLGNIPYYLTSHLIRLVLGEWPLPKLMVLMVQKEVAQRIIAKPPNTNLLAVSIQYYARVEIAGMVSKGSFWPQPEVDSAIIKLTPKTEIPEAEETERFFKVSKAGFSGTRKQLINTLSGGLKLSRGIVSSKLLSLGIATQRRAETLTLDEWQNIATSLLPR; encoded by the coding sequence ATGATAAAATTGATTATTACTAATAATCCCCAAATGAGTTTAGTCACTGAAATTAAAAATGAACTTAATCAGCTCGGATTAAAACCCAAAAAATCGCTTGGGCAGAATTTTTTAATAAACGAGGGGATTTACAAAAAAATTATAGATATTGCTGAAATCAAACCAAGTGAAACTATTGTTGAAATCGGACCGGGGCTGGGAACATTGACTGAATATATAGCTGGTTCAAACGCTCGCCTTTTAGGCATAGAAAAAGATGAAAATTTGGCAATTTATCTCAAAAAAAAATTTGAAAACCGTATTAACATCAAAATTCTCCAAGAAGACATATTAAAATTTGACCCCGTAAAAAACGGGTTAGAAACTCGCGGCTATAAACTTTTAGGGAATATTCCATACTATTTAACTTCGCATCTGATCAGATTAGTACTTGGGGAATGGCCGTTGCCCAAGTTGATGGTTTTGATGGTACAAAAGGAAGTCGCCCAACGAATCATTGCGAAACCGCCGAATACGAATTTGCTCGCGGTATCAATCCAATATTATGCCAGAGTGGAGATCGCTGGCATGGTCTCGAAGGGAAGCTTTTGGCCGCAACCCGAGGTTGATTCTGCTATAATAAAGCTAACGCCAAAAACCGAAATACCAGAGGCCGAAGAAACAGAAAGGTTTTTTAAAGTATCAAAGGCGGGATTTTCCGGCACAAGAAAACAACTTATAAATACTTTGTCGGGCGGATTAAAATTATCTAGGGGAATAGTAAGCTCAAAGCTCCTTTCGCTAGGTATCGCCACTCAAAGACGTGCCGAAACATTAACTCTAGACGAATGGCAAAATATCGCTACCTCGCTCTTGCCCCGTTAG
- the lnt gene encoding apolipoprotein N-acyltransferase: MTKQKLILTGLAALSGLLLALAYPGWSFGSTWLTTSDLGWLAWIGFVPLFWSLFHIVSEYEHTRKRCGFLVGFAAGLIYFLIVFRWFWSIYPLDTLGIESRAISFFIILLVYLVSSTGMAMFWGLFGLVTGNCLPRSSPKAMVRGLLVTGKSKPYRLLITLPALFVLLEYALSWGFGFLWAGSGSFFGPHWTLGNLAYSLANNPLALKFASIIGIYGVTFAIIFVNYLIFTILKNKLAETRSTRAILVTRMALVVLILIALISGPKLIKQQTTKQENAGINFAVIQTAQPTRSFPNSQETLASFEEQLKLLNRVAKEYPESQLIIFPETSELFKNIALFLTPAQVQEYFNNLFTKPKLIIAGGKIIDDSQVYSRVFDLDTQNDIINHYDKRLLTPGGEFLPYPLKFLVWLFSKNTNSQFENLRELNIGGKDVSTVDFRGQFKTAPMICSELLSPNLVKQTSQNSDVIASMASYGIFHGKQVIARQMLAATRFRAAETAKPIITAANLGKSYAIDSRGNIIYLAPDSTSQILTGFVAFGTDKTWYNKVGDLPIILASLLIVISLNFLIWFREFRRP, from the coding sequence ATGACAAAACAAAAACTAATTCTAACGGGGCTTGCCGCGTTAAGCGGCTTGCTCTTGGCCCTTGCCTATCCGGGTTGGAGCTTTGGTTCGACTTGGCTCACCACAAGTGATTTGGGCTGGTTGGCCTGGATTGGATTTGTTCCACTTTTTTGGTCGTTGTTCCACATCGTTTCCGAATACGAACATACTCGGAAACGATGTGGATTTTTGGTAGGGTTTGCCGCAGGACTGATTTACTTTTTAATTGTCTTCCGCTGGTTCTGGTCTATTTATCCGTTAGACACTCTTGGCATTGAGAGCCGCGCTATTTCTTTTTTCATCATCTTGCTTGTTTATTTAGTAAGTTCGACCGGAATGGCAATGTTTTGGGGACTCTTTGGATTAGTTACTGGTAACTGCCTGCCCCGTAGCTCGCCGAAAGCGATGGTTCGGGGGTTACTGGTAACTGGTAAATCAAAACCTTACCGATTACTAATAACTTTACCGGCTCTTTTTGTCCTACTTGAATACGCCCTCTCTTGGGGCTTTGGATTTCTTTGGGCGGGTTCCGGATCGTTTTTCGGACCGCACTGGACATTGGGCAATCTGGCTTATTCACTAGCAAATAACCCCTTGGCTCTAAAATTCGCATCTATCATTGGCATTTATGGAGTAACTTTTGCAATTATTTTTGTAAATTACCTGATTTTTACAATTTTAAAAAATAAGTTAGCAGAAACAAGGTCTACAAGGGCCATCCTTGTTACAAGGATGGCCCTTGTAGTTCTGATTCTTATAGCGCTTATTTCTGGTCCGAAACTAATTAAACAACAAACCACGAAACAAGAAAACGCCGGAATAAACTTTGCTGTCATTCAAACGGCACAACCCACCAGATCATTTCCTAATTCGCAAGAAACATTGGCAAGTTTTGAGGAACAACTGAAACTGCTTAATCGCGTCGCCAAAGAATATCCTGAAAGCCAACTTATTATTTTCCCGGAAACAAGTGAGCTGTTTAAAAATATCGCCCTATTTCTTACTCCGGCACAAGTCCAAGAATATTTCAACAACCTTTTTACAAAACCGAAACTAATAATCGCCGGTGGCAAAATTATTGATGATAGTCAAGTTTATTCACGAGTCTTTGATCTTGATACTCAAAACGACATTATCAACCATTATGACAAGCGTCTATTAACGCCGGGCGGTGAATTTTTGCCTTATCCATTGAAGTTTCTGGTTTGGTTATTTTCTAAAAACACAAATAGTCAATTTGAAAACCTGCGCGAGCTCAACATCGGCGGCAAAGACGTATCTACTGTAGATTTCCGCGGTCAATTTAAAACGGCGCCGATGATATGCTCCGAACTTTTGTCTCCGAATTTAGTCAAGCAAACTTCTCAAAACTCGGATGTAATAGCAAGTATGGCAAGCTATGGTATTTTCCACGGAAAACAAGTCATTGCAAGGCAAATGCTGGCCGCCACGAGATTTAGGGCAGCAGAAACGGCTAAACCTATCATAACGGCTGCTAATTTGGGCAAATCTTATGCGATAGACAGCCGTGGAAATATCATTTATTTGGCCCCCGACTCAACTTCCCAGATATTAACAGGCTTTGTTGCATTTGGTACCGATAAAACGTGGTATAATAAGGTAGGCGATTTGCCAATAATTTTGGCATCTTTGCTAATAGTGATAAGTTTAAACTTTTTAATATGGTTTAGGGAATTTAGGAGACCCTAG